A single window of Candidatus Limnocylindrales bacterium DNA harbors:
- a CDS encoding LemA family protein, translated as MKHSKTTRTSAALAWAGTIFGWIALLTLPGCGYNTLVRQNEAVDSAWSEVQNQLQRRNDLIPNLVNTVKGFAQQEKDVLIKVTEARSRVAGAGNPAEAMAASNELSSALSRLLVVVEKYPELKSDQNFLRLQDELAGTENRLAVARMRYNEAAQTYNTTAKSFPTNLLGRLFGFGPRPYFEAPESAKAVPEVKF; from the coding sequence ATGAAGCATTCGAAGACGACAAGGACGTCAGCCGCGCTCGCGTGGGCCGGGACGATCTTTGGATGGATCGCACTGCTGACGTTGCCGGGCTGCGGCTACAACACGCTCGTCCGCCAGAACGAAGCCGTCGACTCGGCGTGGAGCGAAGTCCAGAACCAGCTCCAGCGCCGCAACGATCTGATTCCGAATCTGGTCAACACCGTCAAAGGCTTCGCACAGCAGGAAAAAGACGTGCTGATCAAGGTCACCGAAGCACGAAGTCGCGTTGCCGGTGCAGGTAATCCGGCCGAGGCGATGGCGGCATCGAACGAGCTGAGCAGCGCGCTGTCGCGTCTGCTCGTGGTCGTCGAGAAATATCCCGAGCTCAAGTCCGACCAGAATTTCCTGCGCCTGCAGGACGAGCTTGCCGGCACCGAAAACCGGCTGGCCGTAGCACGCATGCGCTACAACGAAGCCGCGCAGACCTACAACACGACGGCGAAGAGCTTTCCGACCAATCTGCTCGGTCGTCTGTTCGGCTTCGGGCCGCGCCCGTACTTCGAAGCGCCCGAGTCCGCGAAGGCCGTGCCGGAAGTGAAGTTCTGA
- a CDS encoding RNA polymerase sigma factor — MTDPAWIEAALVSARPQAVAALLRYFRDLDSAEEAFQEASLRALKHWPVNGPPRDATAWLIMVGRNAALDAVKRRARNAPLPDETLLPDPEEIDLAERLDESGYRDDILRLLFVCCHPDLPSTQQIALALRIVSGLSVKQLARAFLVSEDAMEQRITRAKARIAGAGVPFETPGAAERVERLAAVLAMIYLVFNEGYSAGPGDDARAQLADEAIRLGRLLLRMFSSEPEVMGLLALMLLHHSRSIARFDANGEVILLEDQDRNLWRSAMIQEGLALVDKAIRHRSPGPYQVQAAIGGLHARARTFEETDWNSIERLYEALERMQPSPVVTLNRAVVVSRIRGPQAALDLIDPLEARLSGYFHFHGARGALLLKLGRRKEAHQAFDRAISLANTPAEAAHIRMHIDRLTTDPADADNGE, encoded by the coding sequence ATGACCGATCCGGCCTGGATCGAAGCGGCGCTGGTCTCGGCCAGGCCGCAGGCGGTGGCCGCGCTGCTGCGCTACTTCCGCGATCTCGATTCGGCCGAGGAAGCGTTCCAGGAGGCCAGCCTGCGGGCGCTCAAGCACTGGCCGGTCAACGGCCCGCCACGTGACGCGACGGCATGGCTGATCATGGTCGGCCGCAACGCGGCGCTCGATGCCGTGAAGCGCCGCGCGAGGAACGCGCCGCTCCCCGACGAAACGCTGCTTCCCGATCCCGAGGAGATCGACCTCGCCGAACGCCTCGACGAGAGCGGCTATCGCGACGACATCCTGCGCCTGCTGTTCGTCTGCTGTCATCCGGATCTCCCGTCGACGCAGCAGATCGCGCTGGCGCTGCGCATCGTATCCGGACTTTCCGTAAAACAGCTGGCGCGCGCGTTCCTCGTCAGCGAGGACGCGATGGAGCAGCGCATCACGCGTGCGAAAGCGCGGATCGCCGGTGCCGGCGTTCCGTTCGAGACGCCCGGCGCCGCAGAGCGAGTCGAACGGCTCGCCGCGGTCCTTGCGATGATCTACCTCGTCTTCAACGAGGGTTATTCGGCCGGACCGGGTGACGATGCGCGCGCGCAACTTGCCGACGAAGCGATCCGCCTCGGCCGGCTGCTGCTGCGCATGTTCTCGTCCGAGCCCGAAGTGATGGGGCTGCTCGCGCTGATGCTGCTTCACCATTCGCGCTCCATCGCACGCTTCGACGCGAACGGCGAAGTCATCCTGCTCGAAGACCAGGACCGCAACCTGTGGCGCAGCGCGATGATCCAGGAAGGCCTTGCGCTCGTCGACAAGGCGATCCGTCATCGAAGCCCCGGTCCGTACCAGGTGCAGGCCGCGATCGGCGGGCTTCATGCGCGTGCGCGAACATTCGAAGAAACCGACTGGAATTCGATCGAACGGCTGTACGAGGCACTCGAGCGGATGCAGCCGTCGCCGGTCGTCACGCTCAACCGTGCGGTCGTCGTCTCGAGGATTCGCGGGCCGCAGGCTGCGCTTGATCTCATCGATCCGCTCGAGGCGCGCCTGTCCGGATACTTCCACTTCCACGGGGCGCGCGGAGCGCTGCTGCTCAAGCTCGGCCGCAGGAAAGAGGCTCACCAGGCCTTCGACCGCGCGATCTCGCTGGCGAATACGCCGGCCGAAGCCGCCCATATCCGCATGCACATCGACCGGCTGACCACCGATCCGGCCGACGCGGACAACGGAGAATAA
- a CDS encoding YciI family protein: MLYAVLCYNSEEMVCAWTKEEDDAVMAKLSVVHDKWDKAGKLKPSIRLLPTSAATTLHKTRDLVVDGPYAETKEQLLGFYIVDVSGLEEGLAFARELAAANPGGAYELRPIRLYLPGNAVEAVYSR; encoded by the coding sequence ATGCTGTACGCCGTGCTCTGCTACAACTCCGAAGAGATGGTCTGCGCGTGGACCAAGGAAGAGGACGACGCCGTGATGGCGAAGCTCTCCGTCGTTCACGACAAGTGGGACAAAGCCGGGAAGCTCAAGCCGTCGATCCGCCTGCTTCCGACGTCGGCCGCCACGACTCTCCACAAAACCAGAGACCTCGTCGTCGACGGTCCGTACGCGGAAACCAAGGAGCAGCTTCTCGGCTTCTACATCGTCGACGTCAGCGGACTCGAAGAAGGCCTCGCGTTCGCACGCGAGCTCGCTGCCGCAAACCCCGGCGGAGCGTACGAGCTGAGGCCGATCCGGCTCTACCTCCCGGGTAATGCCGTCGAGGCCGTCTACTCGCGATGA
- a CDS encoding TPM domain-containing protein codes for MREPGIPPLAGPVVDVAEILDSDDERVLESLAYDVKQATSAEIAVLTVRTTAPLDEFTYGMKVLKAWKLGSAEKDDGLLLLVAVDDHRARFFTGYGLEGVLPDGRLGAILDRFVIPGFRSGDYARGIRAGMTEIARILKTEYGGEAAPPSSRPRQGFSLGTLLLILFVWMFLSRTVFGGRRRRYHPIFWGGGFGGPMGGGFGGGFGGGGGFGGGFGGGGGGFGGGGAGRSW; via the coding sequence TTGCGTGAGCCCGGCATTCCGCCGCTCGCGGGTCCGGTCGTCGATGTCGCGGAGATTCTCGATTCCGACGACGAGCGCGTGCTCGAAAGCCTCGCGTACGACGTCAAGCAGGCGACCAGCGCCGAGATCGCCGTGCTGACCGTTCGCACCACCGCGCCGCTCGACGAGTTCACGTATGGAATGAAGGTGCTCAAGGCCTGGAAGCTCGGCAGCGCCGAAAAGGACGACGGCCTGCTGCTGCTGGTCGCGGTCGACGATCACCGGGCGCGATTCTTTACCGGCTACGGCCTCGAAGGCGTGCTGCCGGACGGACGACTGGGTGCGATTCTCGATCGCTTCGTGATTCCGGGTTTTCGAAGCGGCGACTATGCGCGCGGGATTCGTGCCGGAATGACCGAGATCGCACGCATCCTGAAGACCGAATACGGCGGCGAAGCCGCGCCGCCGTCATCGCGCCCGCGCCAGGGATTCTCGCTCGGCACGCTTCTGCTGATCCTGTTCGTATGGATGTTCCTGTCGAGGACCGTCTTCGGCGGGCGGCGTCGCCGTTATCATCCGATCTTCTGGGGAGGCGGATTCGGCGGACCGATGGGTGGCGGATTCGGTGGAGGGTTCGGAGGAGGCGGCGGTTTCGGCGGTGGTTTTGGCGGGGGAGGCGGAGGCTTCGGCGGAGGCGGCGCGGGCCGCAGCTGGTAG
- a CDS encoding Uma2 family endonuclease: protein MSESPESSAYTAQRYFALAEEGLLSPDERVELLEGLIVAMAPQSPAHAAAVWRTTHALERCVSQGAIVRAQCSFIASEFSVPEPDVCIVEGSIEDYERVHPSRALLIVEIASSSLAPDRLTKSRIYAAAAIPQYWIVNLRDGVVESYTDPDPPARVYKRTVVHRRDETIRVVALPECSVRVEDLFPRERPASSD, encoded by the coding sequence ATGTCGGAGTCGCCCGAGAGCTCGGCGTATACCGCGCAGCGATACTTTGCGCTTGCCGAAGAGGGCCTGCTGTCGCCCGATGAGCGGGTCGAGCTGCTCGAAGGACTCATCGTCGCGATGGCGCCGCAGTCGCCTGCGCACGCGGCGGCGGTCTGGCGGACAACCCATGCGCTCGAACGATGCGTCAGCCAGGGGGCGATCGTACGTGCGCAATGTTCGTTCATTGCCTCGGAGTTTTCGGTGCCCGAGCCTGACGTCTGCATCGTCGAAGGCAGCATCGAGGATTACGAGCGCGTTCATCCGAGCCGGGCGCTGCTGATCGTGGAAATCGCCTCGAGCAGCCTCGCGCCGGATCGCCTTACCAAAAGCCGCATCTACGCAGCGGCCGCGATTCCCCAGTACTGGATTGTCAATCTGCGTGACGGCGTCGTCGAGTCGTACACCGATCCGGACCCGCCGGCCCGCGTCTACAAACGAACTGTTGTACACCGACGTGACGAGACGATTCGTGTCGTCGCGCTGCCGGAATGCTCGGTTCGGGTGGAGGACCTGTTCCCGCGCGAGCGCCCCGCTTCCAGCGACTGA
- a CDS encoding SRPBCC family protein: MTTTNTDRQLVLTRVIDATPEKIFRCWTTPELLQKWFAPKPWTTPVAELDVRAGGASNIVMRSPEGADYPAPGIYLEVVPNRKLVFTDAFSAGWIPAGEPFMTAEITLEPTADGKTVYTATARHWTSEACERHIKMGFHEGWGQCTTQLEELAKSI, encoded by the coding sequence ATGACCACCACCAATACCGACCGACAGCTCGTGCTGACCCGCGTGATCGATGCAACGCCGGAGAAGATCTTCCGCTGCTGGACGACGCCCGAGCTGCTGCAGAAATGGTTCGCGCCCAAGCCGTGGACGACTCCGGTCGCCGAGCTCGACGTACGCGCCGGCGGCGCCAGCAACATCGTGATGCGCTCGCCCGAAGGTGCCGATTATCCGGCGCCCGGCATCTATCTCGAGGTCGTTCCCAACCGGAAGCTCGTGTTCACCGATGCATTCTCGGCGGGCTGGATTCCGGCGGGCGAGCCTTTCATGACCGCCGAGATCACGCTCGAACCGACGGCCGACGGCAAGACCGTCTACACCGCGACGGCGCGCCACTGGACCTCCGAAGCCTGCGAGCGCCACATCAAGATGGGTTTCCACGAAGGCTGGGGTCAGTGCACGACGCAGCTCGAGGAGCTGGCGAAGTCGATCTGA